One genomic region from SAR92 clade bacterium H455 encodes:
- a CDS encoding acyl-CoA thioesterase yields the protein METQSPGPSGKLISQTIAMPRETNANGDIFGGWLLSQMDLAGAILAGRIGKGRVATVAISSMSFLNPVPVGAVVGCYAQTLSVGTSSIRILIEAWIDDDSEGEQCKVTEGEFVFVAIDGDGNTREVPTA from the coding sequence ATGGAGACTCAGTCGCCAGGACCGTCGGGAAAGTTAATCTCTCAGACTATTGCCATGCCCCGTGAGACCAATGCCAACGGTGATATTTTTGGTGGTTGGCTACTTAGCCAAATGGATTTAGCTGGCGCCATACTGGCCGGTCGAATTGGTAAAGGGCGTGTTGCCACTGTGGCTATTAGCAGTATGTCGTTTCTCAACCCTGTGCCTGTGGGTGCGGTGGTGGGCTGTTATGCTCAGACGCTCTCTGTGGGTACCAGCTCAATTCGTATTTTGATTGAAGCCTGGATCGACGATGACAGTGAAGGAGAGCAGTGCAAAGTCACCGAGGGGGAGTTTGTCTTTGTTGCCATCGACGGCGATGGCAATACTAGAGAAGTGCCAACAGCGTAG
- a CDS encoding alpha/beta hydrolase: MEQTDLHHAQQQIKRLAQVLPKFGPEAQANLQSNPALKHYLDFYQLPEPSDRLQLLAGKLLHGQQQTHLMLWKPPQSKGTAIIVHGYLDHTGLYGHLIRLLLERQLTVVCFDLIGHGLSSGEPASIDSFEQYVQQLNQVLEATADLCSKPLHGIGQSTGGAILLKQLLNQSNNHNYPFASLNLLAPLVQPRLWKIDRWLFKLTRPFRPTMNRVFRKNSQDAAFLHFVRHRDPFQPRRLPAAWVSAMANWVVEMGCSTENPFAINVIQGDQDSTVDWRHNIKVLQGKFPNMELQVIQGAGHHLVNEVPVLREEIFAALKF; the protein is encoded by the coding sequence ATGGAGCAGACTGATTTACACCATGCTCAGCAGCAGATAAAACGTCTGGCCCAGGTGCTACCGAAGTTTGGCCCAGAGGCACAGGCCAACCTGCAATCAAACCCAGCCCTAAAACACTACCTCGACTTTTATCAATTGCCAGAACCCAGCGACAGATTGCAACTACTTGCCGGCAAACTTTTGCATGGCCAGCAGCAAACTCACCTTATGCTGTGGAAGCCGCCGCAATCAAAAGGCACTGCCATAATAGTCCATGGCTATCTGGATCACACCGGCCTCTATGGCCATCTGATTCGCCTGCTACTGGAGCGCCAGCTTACTGTTGTCTGCTTTGATTTGATTGGCCACGGTCTCTCCAGCGGCGAGCCCGCCTCCATAGACAGCTTCGAGCAATATGTGCAACAGCTCAATCAGGTGCTTGAGGCCACTGCCGATCTCTGCTCAAAACCACTACATGGGATTGGCCAAAGCACCGGTGGCGCCATTTTACTGAAGCAGCTTTTAAATCAGAGCAACAACCATAATTACCCCTTTGCCAGCCTCAATTTACTCGCACCACTGGTGCAGCCAAGACTGTGGAAGATTGATCGCTGGCTATTTAAATTGACTCGGCCCTTCAGGCCAACCATGAACAGAGTGTTTCGGAAAAATTCTCAGGATGCAGCATTTCTGCATTTCGTTCGCCATAGGGACCCCTTTCAGCCCCGCCGCTTACCGGCGGCCTGGGTGAGCGCCATGGCCAACTGGGTGGTGGAAATGGGTTGCAGCACTGAGAACCCGTTTGCCATCAATGTGATTCAGGGGGACCAAGACAGCACCGTCGACTGGCGGCACAACATTAAAGTGCTGCAGGGTAAATTTCCCAATATGGAGTTGCAGGTGATTCAGGGGGCTGGGCACCATTTAGTCAATGAGGTGCCGGTGTTGCGGGAGGAAATTTTTGCCGCTTTAAAATTCTAG
- a CDS encoding TRAP transporter small permease subunit, with the protein MVDLVLLIIRSIDRFTDITGRAISWLCLAMVAMTVVIVVLRYYFESGSIALQESITYMHGLVFMLGIAFTLQRGGHVRVDIFYREFSPQKKAIVDLVGGLLFLLPVSLLIFIFSWDYVAASWAIGETSEERSGIQGIYLLKTLLLLMPATLILQGLAEILKSALVLTGKQSVAEQPAETNHLEPLI; encoded by the coding sequence ATGGTGGATCTGGTGCTATTAATTATCCGCAGTATTGACCGTTTTACGGATATTACTGGCCGCGCAATCTCGTGGCTGTGTCTGGCTATGGTTGCTATGACGGTGGTGATTGTGGTGCTGCGCTACTATTTTGAGAGCGGATCCATAGCCCTGCAGGAGTCGATTACCTACATGCATGGGCTGGTGTTTATGCTCGGCATCGCTTTCACCCTGCAGCGCGGTGGTCATGTGCGGGTGGATATTTTCTACCGTGAGTTTTCCCCTCAGAAAAAGGCGATAGTGGATCTGGTTGGCGGGCTGCTTTTTTTGCTGCCGGTGAGTTTGCTGATTTTTATCTTTTCCTGGGACTATGTTGCTGCTAGCTGGGCGATTGGCGAAACCTCAGAGGAGCGCAGTGGCATTCAGGGTATCTATCTATTGAAGACGCTGCTGTTATTGATGCCGGCCACGTTAATACTGCAGGGCCTGGCTGAAATTCTTAAAAGTGCGCTGGTGTTGACGGGCAAACAGTCTGTTGCAGAACAGCCTGCAGAAACTAATCACTTAGAGCCGCTAATCTGA
- a CDS encoding flagellin, which translates to MAVINTNISATVTSNALSKNERVLEQTMERLSTGKRINSAADDAAGLAIASKMTSQINGLNQAGRNANDAISMIQTADGAAIEIGNMLQRMRELAVQSANGTNTDADIANLNIEFAALADEIDRVVDGTQWNGMAILDGSEGSGSNGVMSFQIGANDSQTVTVDFADFNMADGTGGSSTVTAATAAVYTSTIDISDYSSGDTLAVAGVTYTATGSETDLSTLVTALNASTATTATPYTFSASGTTLTMTADTGGVIASDPTAIGSIALTNTETTAGAVDAFAVYTATIDISDYAASDTLTIAGETFTATGSETDLSTLVTALNLSTATTATPYTWSASGTTLTATANAAGAVASDPTLVGAVAVTTATTTTGSATAFAVYTSAIDVTDYDAGDIITSNGTAYTVTGSETDNSSLITALNASTTTATAAYTYSTSGADIVMTQDAAAVVATDPTTAVAKAYTATEATAGAASAAALYTSAIDVTDYAAGDVITANGTSYTVTGSETDNSALVTALNASTTSATADYTYAGTTNLTMTQDTAAAVSSAPTITVVTADTVAEGTAGAAAVTASSTGVFGVALGGAMSSSATIDTETTGIISTLDTALAGLASQRATFGAAINRLEYTVDNLMNVSQNTSASRSRIEDADYAAETTELARAQIIAQAGTAMLSQANQQAQSVLALLK; encoded by the coding sequence ATGGCTGTAATAAACACTAATATTAGTGCGACAGTGACGTCAAACGCACTATCAAAAAACGAACGCGTTCTAGAACAAACAATGGAGCGATTATCAACGGGCAAGCGTATTAACTCTGCCGCTGACGATGCCGCCGGGCTCGCAATTGCCTCTAAAATGACGTCGCAAATTAATGGCCTGAACCAGGCCGGTCGCAACGCTAACGATGCAATCTCCATGATCCAAACTGCTGATGGCGCGGCCATTGAAATTGGTAACATGCTACAGCGTATGCGAGAACTGGCAGTGCAATCTGCAAACGGCACAAATACCGATGCCGATATCGCAAACCTAAACATAGAATTTGCCGCACTGGCTGATGAAATTGATCGAGTGGTCGACGGTACTCAGTGGAATGGCATGGCAATTTTGGACGGTAGCGAAGGCTCTGGCTCTAACGGGGTTATGTCTTTTCAGATTGGCGCCAACGATTCTCAAACTGTCACCGTTGACTTTGCCGACTTTAATATGGCCGATGGCACTGGCGGATCTTCGACTGTTACCGCTGCCACAGCCGCCGTCTACACCTCAACAATTGATATCAGTGATTATAGCTCCGGCGATACCCTTGCTGTAGCTGGCGTCACTTACACTGCAACCGGGTCTGAAACCGATCTGTCTACCCTTGTCACTGCACTGAACGCCAGCACGGCAACCACTGCAACGCCTTACACATTCTCCGCATCAGGCACGACACTGACAATGACTGCAGACACGGGCGGCGTTATTGCTTCTGACCCCACCGCCATCGGCAGCATTGCCCTTACTAATACTGAGACAACAGCCGGTGCAGTAGATGCTTTTGCCGTCTATACCGCTACCATTGATATTAGCGACTACGCAGCGAGCGACACCCTTACAATTGCTGGCGAGACTTTCACTGCAACCGGTTCTGAAACCGATCTGTCGACTTTAGTTACTGCTCTGAATCTAAGCACTGCGACCACTGCAACGCCATACACCTGGTCCGCCAGTGGCACAACACTTACGGCAACAGCTAATGCTGCCGGTGCAGTTGCCTCTGACCCTACACTTGTAGGTGCAGTTGCAGTTACAACCGCAACCACCACCACAGGTTCCGCAACTGCTTTTGCTGTTTATACTAGCGCTATTGATGTCACAGATTATGATGCGGGCGATATCATTACCTCTAATGGTACAGCTTACACTGTGACTGGTAGTGAAACAGATAACTCGAGCTTGATCACAGCACTCAATGCCAGCACCACTACTGCAACAGCAGCCTATACCTATTCCACTTCGGGTGCTGACATTGTCATGACCCAGGATGCGGCGGCGGTAGTTGCAACAGATCCAACCACTGCAGTAGCAAAGGCCTACACCGCAACTGAAGCTACAGCAGGTGCTGCATCGGCGGCCGCTCTGTACACCAGTGCCATTGATGTAACGGACTACGCTGCAGGTGATGTGATTACAGCCAATGGTACAAGCTACACCGTAACAGGCAGTGAAACAGACAATTCAGCGCTGGTCACAGCCCTAAATGCTAGCACAACTTCCGCTACGGCTGACTACACCTACGCAGGTACCACCAACCTAACCATGACTCAAGATACAGCCGCCGCAGTCTCATCAGCACCAACTATTACAGTTGTCACTGCCGACACTGTTGCCGAGGGTACTGCTGGTGCTGCCGCCGTGACCGCATCTAGTACAGGTGTATTTGGTGTAGCTCTTGGTGGTGCCATGAGTTCCAGCGCGACGATCGATACCGAAACAACCGGTATTATCAGTACGCTTGATACTGCCCTTGCGGGCCTTGCCTCGCAACGCGCCACCTTCGGTGCAGCGATCAACCGCCTAGAGTACACCGTAGATAACCTGATGAATGTCTCTCAAAACACGAGCGCATCAAGAAGCCGTATCGAGGACGCCGATTATGCTGCTGAGACAACTGAATTGGCCCGTGCGCAGATTATCGCACAGGCTGGCACGGCAATGTTGTCGCAAGCCAATCAGCAGGCTCAGTCAGTACTAGCTCTGTTGAAGTAA
- a CDS encoding flagellin — MTAINTNTSATVTSNALSKNERVLEQTMERLSTGKRINSAADDAAGLAIASKMTSQINGLNQAGRNANDAISMIQTADGAAIEIGNMLQRMRELAVQSANGTNTDADIANLNIEFAALADEIDRVVDGTQWNGMAILDGSEGSGSNGVMSFQIGANDSQTVTVDFADFNMADGTGGSSTVTAATAAVYTSTIDISDYSSGDTLAVAGVTYTATGSETDLSTLVTALNASTATTATPYTFSASGTTLTMTADTGGVIASDPTAIGSIALTNTETTAGAVDAFAVYTATIDISDYAASDTLTIAGETFTATGSETDLSTLVTALNLSTATTATPYTWSASGTTLTATANAAGAVASDPTLVGAVAVTTATTTTGSATAFAVYTSAIDVTDYDAGDIITSNGTAYTVTGSETDNSSLITALNASTTTATAAYTYSTSGADIVMTQDAAAVVATDPTTAVAKAYTATEATAGAASAAALYTSAIDVTDYAAGDVITANGTSYTVTGSETDNSALVTALNASTTSATADYTYAGTTNLTMTQDTAAAVSSAPTITVVTADTVAEGTAGAAAVTASSTGVFGVALGGAMSSSATIDTETTGIISTLDTALAGLASQRATFGAAINRLEYTVDNLMNVSQNTSASRSRIEDADYAAETTELARAQIIAQAGTAMLAQANQQAQNVLTLLKG; from the coding sequence ATGACCGCAATAAACACTAATACTAGTGCGACAGTGACGTCAAACGCACTATCAAAAAACGAACGCGTTCTAGAACAAACAATGGAGCGATTATCAACGGGCAAGCGTATTAACTCTGCCGCTGACGATGCCGCCGGGCTCGCAATTGCCTCTAAAATGACGTCGCAAATTAATGGCCTGAACCAGGCCGGTCGCAACGCTAACGATGCAATCTCCATGATCCAAACTGCTGATGGCGCGGCCATTGAAATTGGTAACATGCTACAGCGTATGCGAGAACTGGCAGTGCAATCTGCAAACGGCACAAATACCGATGCCGATATCGCAAACCTAAACATAGAATTTGCCGCACTGGCTGATGAAATTGATCGAGTGGTCGACGGTACTCAGTGGAATGGCATGGCAATTTTGGACGGTAGCGAAGGCTCTGGCTCTAACGGGGTTATGTCTTTTCAGATTGGCGCCAACGATTCTCAAACTGTCACCGTTGACTTTGCCGACTTTAATATGGCCGATGGCACTGGCGGATCTTCGACTGTTACCGCTGCCACAGCCGCCGTCTACACCTCAACAATTGATATCAGTGATTATAGCTCCGGCGATACCCTTGCTGTAGCTGGCGTCACTTACACTGCAACCGGGTCTGAAACCGATCTGTCTACCCTTGTCACTGCACTGAACGCCAGCACGGCAACCACTGCAACGCCTTACACATTCTCCGCATCAGGCACGACACTGACAATGACTGCAGACACGGGCGGCGTTATTGCTTCTGACCCCACCGCCATCGGCAGCATTGCCCTTACTAATACTGAGACAACAGCCGGTGCAGTAGATGCTTTTGCCGTCTATACCGCTACCATTGATATTAGCGACTACGCAGCGAGCGACACCCTTACAATTGCTGGCGAGACTTTCACTGCAACCGGTTCTGAAACCGATCTGTCGACTTTAGTTACTGCTCTGAATCTAAGCACTGCGACCACTGCAACGCCATACACCTGGTCCGCCAGTGGCACAACACTTACGGCAACAGCTAATGCTGCCGGTGCAGTTGCCTCTGACCCTACACTTGTAGGTGCAGTTGCAGTTACAACCGCAACCACCACCACAGGTTCCGCAACTGCTTTTGCTGTTTATACTAGCGCTATTGATGTCACAGATTATGATGCGGGCGATATCATTACCTCTAATGGTACAGCTTACACTGTGACTGGTAGTGAAACAGATAACTCGAGCTTGATCACAGCACTCAATGCCAGCACCACTACTGCAACAGCAGCCTATACCTATTCCACTTCGGGTGCTGACATTGTCATGACCCAGGATGCGGCGGCGGTAGTTGCAACAGATCCAACCACTGCAGTAGCAAAGGCCTACACCGCAACTGAAGCTACAGCAGGTGCTGCATCGGCGGCCGCTCTGTACACCAGTGCCATTGATGTAACGGACTACGCTGCAGGTGATGTGATTACAGCCAATGGTACAAGCTACACCGTAACAGGCAGTGAAACAGACAATTCAGCGCTGGTCACAGCCCTAAATGCTAGCACAACTTCCGCTACGGCTGACTACACCTACGCAGGTACCACCAACCTAACCATGACTCAAGATACAGCCGCCGCAGTCTCATCAGCACCAACTATTACAGTTGTCACTGCCGACACTGTTGCCGAGGGTACTGCTGGTGCTGCCGCCGTGACCGCATCTAGTACAGGTGTATTTGGTGTAGCTCTTGGTGGTGCCATGAGTTCCAGCGCGACGATCGATACCGAAACAACCGGTATTATCAGTACGCTTGATACTGCCCTTGCGGGCCTTGCCTCGCAACGCGCCACCTTCGGTGCAGCGATCAACCGCCTAGAGTACACCGTAGATAACCTGATGAATGTCTCTCAAAACACGAGCGCATCAAGAAGCCGTATCGAGGACGCCGATTATGCTGCTGAGACAACTGAATTGGCCCGTGCGCAGATTATCGCACAGGCTGGCACGGCAATGTTAGCTCAAGCAAACCAGCAGGCGCAGAACGTTCTAACACTCCTCAAAGGCTAA
- a CDS encoding TRAP transporter large permease subunit, with the protein MVEFIPLLMFLVVCLVLMAGYPVALSLSGTALIFALVGFATGTFDMAFLHALPNRLFGTIKNTTLIAVPLFVFMGVMLEKSRLAEDLLESMADLLKGFRSGLGLSVVLVGALLAASTGIVGATVVTMGLMSLPTMLKRGYSSSQATGIICATGTLGQIIPPSIALVLLGDILSSAYQQAQLSMGIFTPKVVSIGDLFVGAIIPGVILVLLYCLYVVLFIKPAAPEEGDEPLPQHGLSRAMLNLLPPILLIVAVLGSILSGAATPTEAAGVGAFGATLLALFKRQLSFGRLREVAQSTTEVTSMVFLILIGAAVFSLVFRGFGGEEMVEQFLTGLPGGLVGATILVMLLIFVLGFVLDFIEITFVVVPIVGPVLLAMGLDPVWLGIMIAINLQTSFLTPPFGFALFYLRGVAPASVETKEMYRGVIPFIGIQLLLMLMLSLWPALATWLPGLVYN; encoded by the coding sequence ATGGTTGAGTTCATTCCCCTACTGATGTTTTTGGTGGTCTGCCTGGTCTTGATGGCGGGCTATCCCGTGGCCCTGTCCCTATCCGGCACGGCGCTAATATTTGCCTTGGTGGGTTTTGCCACCGGCACCTTTGATATGGCGTTTTTACACGCACTGCCCAATCGCTTATTTGGCACCATAAAAAACACCACGCTGATTGCCGTGCCGCTGTTTGTCTTTATGGGGGTGATGCTGGAGAAATCCCGTCTGGCGGAAGATCTGCTGGAGAGTATGGCGGACCTGCTTAAAGGCTTTCGCAGTGGGCTGGGTCTTTCCGTGGTTTTGGTTGGCGCGCTGCTGGCGGCGAGCACCGGTATTGTTGGCGCTACCGTAGTAACCATGGGGCTGATGTCGCTGCCGACCATGCTCAAGCGTGGCTATTCCTCCTCTCAGGCCACGGGCATTATCTGCGCCACAGGTACATTGGGGCAGATTATTCCGCCGTCCATTGCCCTGGTATTACTGGGTGATATTCTCTCCAGTGCCTATCAGCAAGCGCAGTTAAGTATGGGCATATTCACCCCCAAGGTAGTGTCTATTGGCGACCTGTTTGTCGGCGCGATTATTCCCGGTGTAATTCTGGTGCTGCTCTATTGCCTCTATGTGGTTCTGTTTATTAAACCGGCAGCCCCGGAAGAGGGGGATGAGCCGCTGCCACAACATGGCCTATCCCGCGCCATGCTCAATTTATTACCGCCGATACTATTGATTGTAGCGGTATTGGGTTCGATTCTGTCCGGTGCGGCAACCCCTACTGAAGCTGCAGGTGTGGGTGCCTTTGGTGCCACATTGTTAGCGCTATTTAAACGCCAGCTGTCTTTTGGAAGGCTGCGGGAAGTGGCTCAGAGCACCACCGAAGTGACCTCCATGGTGTTTTTGATTCTGATTGGCGCTGCGGTGTTCTCTCTTGTATTCCGGGGCTTTGGTGGCGAAGAGATGGTTGAGCAGTTTTTGACCGGACTGCCAGGTGGCCTAGTGGGCGCAACGATTTTGGTGATGTTGCTGATCTTTGTGCTGGGCTTTGTCCTCGATTTTATTGAGATCACCTTTGTGGTGGTGCCCATTGTCGGGCCGGTGCTGTTGGCCATGGGATTAGACCCGGTATGGTTGGGCATTATGATTGCCATAAACCTGCAGACCTCTTTTTTAACCCCACCCTTTGGCTTTGCCCTGTTTTATCTGCGCGGCGTTGCGCCGGCGTCGGTGGAGACCAAAGAGATGTATCGCGGGGTTATCCCTTTTATTGGTATCCAGCTACTCTTAATGCTGATGTTATCCCTGTGGCCAGCGCTGGCAACTTGGTTGCCTGGGTTGGTTTATAACTAA
- a CDS encoding flagellar protein FlaG gives MSGIEVNLRAPQPQSPSSGQVEPRIAKPAPAEIKTAPTVSVKELNIEATARRDGVADQMTKTVEDIKSAVETLNSTMKKIPTSLAFSIDSASNRVVVQVTNEDTGEIVRTLPGDAVLQIARNLESLKGVLFDDLY, from the coding sequence ATGTCTGGAATAGAAGTCAACCTAAGAGCCCCCCAGCCGCAGAGCCCTAGTAGCGGCCAAGTTGAGCCACGCATCGCGAAACCTGCGCCAGCGGAAATAAAGACTGCGCCAACAGTGTCCGTTAAAGAGCTGAATATCGAGGCCACCGCTCGCCGAGATGGCGTGGCTGATCAGATGACTAAAACTGTTGAAGACATCAAGTCAGCCGTTGAAACGCTCAATTCGACGATGAAAAAAATTCCAACCTCTTTAGCGTTCTCGATTGATTCTGCATCCAACAGAGTTGTGGTTCAGGTCACCAATGAGGACACGGGTGAAATTGTCCGAACGTTACCCGGAGACGCCGTTTTACAAATTGCCCGCAACCTGGAGTCACTCAAAGGCGTCCTGTTTGATGACTTGTATTAG